The Ranitomeya imitator isolate aRanImi1 chromosome 6, aRanImi1.pri, whole genome shotgun sequence genome window below encodes:
- the LOC138641520 gene encoding uncharacterized protein → MPHHRLTPEQNCLLLHTALLLLHHYSELEQSRRRRDSRRQKRMWVHPIIHEREEKGHFHVLYRDLRSFPDKFSQFCRLSIEAFDRLLILLGPHLTYEDTVMRRAISAEERLLITLRFLATGESYTSLHLQFRVGKSTISQIVRCTCTVIWQKLRPIVMPCPTEETWLQVAAGFQTVANFPNCVGAVDGKHVRVLKPPRSGSRFFNYKKYFSVMQWTTLVKEGNVTRVCV, encoded by the exons atgccgcaccatcgtctaactccagaacagaactgcctactgttgcatacggcactacttttgctgcaccactacagcgagctg gagcaatctcggagaagaagggatagcagacgccaaaaaaggatgtgggttcatcccatCATTCATGAAcgggaggaaaagggacacttccatgttctttatcgtgatttaaggag ctttccagataaattttctcagttttgccgtctttccattgaggcatttgatcgtcttctaattcttcttggtccacacctcacttacgaagatacggtcatgcgaagagcgatctctgcagaagaaaggctgctcatcaccttgcg gtttttagccacaggagagagctacacatccctgcacctccaatttagggttggcaaatccaccatctcgcaaattgtacggtgcacatgtaccgtcatctggcagaagttgcggcccatcgtgatgccttgcccaaccgaggagacttggctgcaggtagcagcaggctttcaaactgtggccaatttccccaactgcgtaggtgctgttgatggcaaacatgtgagagtgctaaagccaccaagatcaggatcacgcttctttaattataagaagtatttttcagtg ATGCAGTGGACAACTTTGGTCAAGGAAGGCAATGTAAcacgggtgtgcgtgtga